GCTCGCTACTCGGTGGACGCGCTGCCGAAGAATTGTTCACAGGTCACATCTCAACAGGGGCGATGAACGACCTTGAGCGTGCCACAAAGAGTGCTTTCGGTATGATAGCCTACGCAGGTATGAGCGAAAGACTGCCCAATATCTGCTACTACAACAACAACGATGCAGGATTCCAAAAACCTTATTCTGAAACGACGGCACAGGCTATCGACGAGGAGGTGCTGAAAATGGTAAACGGACAGTATGCCCGTGCAAAGCAGATTCTTACCGAACATAAGGAAGGACACAACCGTTTGGCACAGCTCCTCATCGACCGTGAAGTCATTATGGTGGAAGATGTAGAGGAAATTTTCGGCAAGCGTCCTTGGGTCAGCCGTACACAGGAGCTGATGGAGGCTCAGGAAAATGCTCAACTGAAGCTGGAAGATATGCCGGAAAGCGTGAAACAGGCACAAGCCGAGCACGAAGCATTGCTGAAAGCTGCCGAAGAGGGAGAAAAGGCAACAGAAACTGTAATTGAAAAAGATAATTCTTCAGAAGAAAATGACAGATAAACAGAAGAATCTAATTACCCGTTCCATCACAGGAGTGCTGTTCGTAGCCTTGATGGTAGCAGGATTTTTAGCACCACACTATATGGTGGTGCTTTTTGCAATTATTACCGGTATGACCATTTGGGAATACAGTGGATTGGTTTCCGGGATAAAGGGCGTAAGCGTAAACAGTTTTATCTCCACGGTAGCAGGTGTTTACTTCTTCGTGGCAGTAGCAGGGCTGCGTCTTAATATGGTGGAAGGATTCAGCGTATTCGTGCCTTACATCCTGACAATCATCTATCTGATTATATCGGAACTCTATTTGCAGAATGAAAATCCCATCAACAACTGGGCTTACACAATGTTTGGGCAGATGTATATTGCGCTTCCATTCTCTATGATCAACGTTCTGGCATTTGAGACGGCAGGCAGTGGTCAGCCCACATTCAATTGGATTCTTCCCCTCAGTGTGTTCATTTTCCTTTGGACCAACGACACCGGTGCCTATTGCACAGGTTCTCTGTTCGGAAAACATAAACTCTTCCCACGCATCAGCCCCGCAAAGAGTTGGGAAGGTAGCATAGGGGGCGGCATTCTCGTGATTATCGTGGCCGGAATTATCGGACATTTGATCGGCACCGAAGGTACTCCTAACGCTATGGGCATCGTGGAATGGATAGGGCTGGGCGTTGTCGTGGCTGTTTTCGGCACTTGGGGCGACCTCGTGGAAAGTCTTTTCAAGCGCACGCTCGGTATCAAGGACAGTGGAAACATCCTTCCCGGACACGGAGGTATGCTTGATCGCTTTGATTCGGCATTGATGGCGATTCCGGCAGCCGTGGTTTATCTTTACATTTTGGCACTTGTAAACCACTAATCCTCCTCCATATTAAATAAGGATAGCCAAAGAACGATACACGTTCTTGGATAAAATGAAATGAATTTAGGTCAGAATTGCCTGCAAATGTGTAACAGATGCGAGCTTTTTCTGACCTAAATTCATTTATATCATCTATGTTTTGATTTCCAATTAACCTCAAACAGAATGAAAATCAAATCAGACTTACGAATTAAGAATATAGGCGTTCATTCTATATATTCCTACTGATATTCAGTTTCATCAGCCACATTGCTAACTCCTAACGACGTTTCAAGAGGAGTTTCATCAGCAACAGGCTCTGAATTACGGTTTGAAAGCAAATCAACCATAATGGCAGCGGCATTGTCAGGTGCAATCAAATGTCCCAATCTTGCTCTTACCATCTCATAATTGCGCAACATCGTTTCTCGTCCTTCCTTTCCCGGCAGAATTTTGAAGAGTTCGTTGGCAATATTGTAAACCTTGAATCGGTCGGCAAGAAGCTCCTGCACAATTTCCTTGTCGGCTATGAGGTTTACAAGCGAAATATACTTAACCTTTATAATATGGTTGAATGCGAAACGAATCAAGCGTGGTAATGGGGTCTCATAACACACTACTTGAGGAACATTGAACAATGCCGTCTCCAACGTAGCCGTTCCACTCGTTACTAAAGCGACAGTTGCGTGCGAAAGAAGTTTGTATGTTTCATTTTTTACTATCTTCGCACCTTTACTATCGAGATATTCCGAATAATAAGAATCTGGAATAGAAGGTGCTCCTGCGACCACCATCTGATAGTCTTCAAAGTGCTTTGCAGCTTCAAGCATTGCCGGCAGATTGTCTTTAATCTCTTGTTTTCTGCTGCCTGCAAGAATGGCAATGATCGGCTTGTCGGAAAGTCCGTTTCTCTCACAAAATTCAGCCTTTGATTCCGTATATTGCTGTCTGAACGTGTCTACTTCCTCAGCCGTTGGATTGCCTACGTAGTGAATTTTGTAGTTATGCTTCTTCTCATAGAAAGGTATTTCAAAGGGGAGAATGGAGAACATTTCGTTCACATCACGCTTGATGGAACGGATGCGCCACTCTTTCCACGCCCATATCTTAGGAGAGATATAATAGTAAACAGGTATTTTCGTGTTCTTATGCACGAACTTTGCGATACTGAGATTGAATCCCGGATAATCAACAAGGATAACAACGTCAGGTTTCCACTTCACAATATCCTCCTTGCACATCCTCATATTCCTGAAGATGGTAGGAAGATGGAGCAATACTGGCACAAAGCCCATATACGCAAGTTCCTTATAATGACGAACCCTTTCGCCACCAACTTCACGCATCAGGTCTCCTCCGAAGAATCTGAATTGTGCATTTGCATCGTATTTCTTCAGCGACATCATCAAACGTGATGCGTGAAGGTCGCCAGATGCTTCGCCAACTATAAGATAATATTTCATTGTATAAATCTCCCTATTCCCTCTTTCGGAGAGGATTTTTCAGCATAATATCAGCTATTCCAATCTGTCATTTTATTTAACAAATCATAATCTGTAACATCTATTCGCGTAGGAGTTATAGAAACATAGCCATTTGCCAGTGCAAACTGGTCTGTATCAGGCGCAGAAGGCTCATTATTCACATATTCTCCTACCATCCAATAATATTCAAAACCTCTTGGATGCTCGCAGTGAACAACCTCATTTACCCAGCTTCCATACCCCATTCGGCACATCTTGATGCCTTTAATCTGTTCCGTCTTTGGGAAATTCACGTTCAGGCATACCCCTTTCGGCAGTCCTTCGTTCAAAACCCGCTTGACAATTTTTCTTACATAATCTCGTAAATAAGACAAATCTGCGTGCGTATCATAGTCGCAGCTTGAAAATGCTATCGAAGGAATGTTCTTCAGACAGCCTTCACGAGCTATTCCCATCGTGCCACTATAATGATTATTGACCGATGAATTATCTCCGTGATTGATACCTCCGAGCACCAAGTCGGGCATTCTGCCGTCCAAAAGTTGGCTTATGGCAATCTTCACGCAATCAACCGGTGTGCCTGTACACGACCAAACCGTGCAATCAGGGATATTATGGCGTTGCTTCAACAGCAGATGGTCGGTTGCAGAAAAGGCACAAGAGAAGCCTGAACGGGCTGACTCAGGAGCACAAACTACGATTTCTGCAAAATCAGAAAGGAAAGACACAAGCGTTTTGATGCCATTTGCGTGGTAGCCGTCGTCGTTTGAAATAAGTATTAAGGGTCGTTTTGAATCCATAAATATTGTTTTCTTTTGATTGCAAATGTACGAAAAAAGGTTCAGATATAATTCAATGTCTTTTAAAAAAGGTTCAGTAATAGCTTTTATCTCATATAAAATGTGTAACTTTGCCGTCTAAACAAGTTAGGATAAACAGAAAAATGGGAAAAATTATCGCATTGGCAAATCAGAAAGGTGGTGTAGGCAAAACCACTTCCACCATCAATCTGGCTGCATCTTTGGCTACATTGGAAAAGAGTGTGCTCGTTATTGATGCCGACCCACAGGCAAACGCATCCAGCGGGTTGGGCGTTGATATCAAGGAGGTGGACTGTTCGCTCTACGAGTGCATCATCAATCACGCCGATATTCGCGATGCCATCTATACAACAGACATAGACGGACTGGACATTGTTCCCAGCCACATCGACCTTGTTGGTGCGGAAATCGAGATGTTGCAGGTAAAAGACCGTGAGAATGTAGTAACAAATCTCCTCGCTCCCATCAAGAACGATTACGATTATATCCTCATCGACTGCAGTCCTTCGCTCGGACTGATCACGGTCAATGCCCTCACCGCAGCCGACTCTGTGATTATCCCGGTTCAGTGCGAATACTTTGCACTCGAAGGAATCAGCAAATTGCTCAACACAATCAAGATTATCAAGAGCAAACTGAACACGAAGCTCGAGATTGAAGGCTTCCTTCTCACGATGTATGACAGCCGTCTCCGCCTTGCTCGTCAGATTTACGACGAAGTAAAGCGACACTTTCAGGAGTTGGTTTTCAAGACAGTTATCCAACGCAACGTGAAACTTTCCGAAAGTCCCAGCCACGGTCTGCCGGTAATTCTCTATGATGCAGACTCGACCGGTGCAAAAAATCACTTGTCACTGGCAAAGGAAATCATCGAGAAAAACAAGAAAGGCTAAACAGCCATAGATACAAACCTTATCAAATAACTTAAAAAGTCAAAATGGCAGTACAAAAGAAATACAACCGGAATGCAAAGACCAATGCCCTCGGCCGTGGTCTCGACGCATTGATTTCAACTGATTCAGTTAGCACGCAGGGAAGTTCGACCATCAATGAAGTGGCTATCGAACAGATTGAGGCGACCCCTAATCAGCCACGCCGCGAATTTGACCAAGTGGCATTGGAGGAATTGGCTAACAGCATCAAGCAGTTGGGACTCGTACAGCCTATTACGCTGCGCCAGATTGACGAACACAAATTCCAAATCATCGCCGGTGAGCGTCGTTGGAGGGCTTCGCAGTTAGCTGGTCTTACGGCCATTCCCGCCTATATCCGTACCATCAAGGATGAAAACGTGATGGAATTGGCACTCGTTGAGAACATTCAGCGCGAAGACCTCAACGCCATTGAAATAGCATTGGCCTACGAACATTTGCAGGAAAAGAGCGGAATGACACAGGAAAAGGTGGCAGAGCGCGTCGGAAAAAGCCGTGCTGCCGTTGCCAACTACCTCCGTCTGCTGAAACTCCCTGCAATGGTGCAGATGGCATTGCAGAAAAAAGAAATAGATATGGGGCACGCCCGTGCGCTCCTCTCGCTCGACAGCCCTTCCTTGCAACTGAAACTCTTCCGCGAAATTCAGAAGAACGGATACAGCGTAAGAAAGGTTGAGGAGCTTTGTCAGCAACTGAAGAACGGCGAGGACATACAAACAGCCAAGAAGAAACTTGCAAGCAAGTCAAAATTGCCCGAAGAATTTAACATTCTCAAGAAAAGATTGTCCGACTTCTTCGACACAAAGGTTCAGATGAGCTTCAATGCCAACGGCAAAGGTAAGATAAGCATTCCGTTTGCATCCGAAGAACAACTGGAACACATTATTGCAATGATGGATAAAATGAAATAAAAAGTGTTGAAAACAAAGCCCCTATTCGTGAACAAAATCAACGCAATGCTCCATAAATGGTCGTTGGCAGCCATACTTGCAACAGCAAGTTTCGCCAACGTTCAGGCTCAGGTAAACAACGATGAGCCTATGAAGGTTATATATCCGGAAGACAGTATGGAAGTTACCGTACAGGAATTGCCTCTGAACAAAAAGAAGGATGGAAAACGGGTGTGGCTCGACAAAGAAGCAAAGTTGAACAAGAAACTTGCCAAAGACAGTGCCAAGATAGCACGCGACTGGACGAAATGGAAGCCAAACCCGAAAAAAGCATTGTGGCTTGCCATCGTTCTGCCCGGCGCAGGACAAATATACAAC
The Prevotella sp. HUN102 genome window above contains:
- a CDS encoding phosphatidate cytidylyltransferase, which translates into the protein MTDKQKNLITRSITGVLFVALMVAGFLAPHYMVVLFAIITGMTIWEYSGLVSGIKGVSVNSFISTVAGVYFFVAVAGLRLNMVEGFSVFVPYILTIIYLIISELYLQNENPINNWAYTMFGQMYIALPFSMINVLAFETAGSGQPTFNWILPLSVFIFLWTNDTGAYCTGSLFGKHKLFPRISPAKSWEGSIGGGILVIIVAGIIGHLIGTEGTPNAMGIVEWIGLGVVVAVFGTWGDLVESLFKRTLGIKDSGNILPGHGGMLDRFDSALMAIPAAVVYLYILALVNH
- the lpxB gene encoding lipid-A-disaccharide synthase — translated: MKYYLIVGEASGDLHASRLMMSLKKYDANAQFRFFGGDLMREVGGERVRHYKELAYMGFVPVLLHLPTIFRNMRMCKEDIVKWKPDVVILVDYPGFNLSIAKFVHKNTKIPVYYYISPKIWAWKEWRIRSIKRDVNEMFSILPFEIPFYEKKHNYKIHYVGNPTAEEVDTFRQQYTESKAEFCERNGLSDKPIIAILAGSRKQEIKDNLPAMLEAAKHFEDYQMVVAGAPSIPDSYYSEYLDSKGAKIVKNETYKLLSHATVALVTSGTATLETALFNVPQVVCYETPLPRLIRFAFNHIIKVKYISLVNLIADKEIVQELLADRFKVYNIANELFKILPGKEGRETMLRNYEMVRARLGHLIAPDNAAAIMVDLLSNRNSEPVADETPLETSLGVSNVADETEYQ
- the surE gene encoding 5'/3'-nucleotidase SurE codes for the protein MDSKRPLILISNDDGYHANGIKTLVSFLSDFAEIVVCAPESARSGFSCAFSATDHLLLKQRHNIPDCTVWSCTGTPVDCVKIAISQLLDGRMPDLVLGGINHGDNSSVNNHYSGTMGIAREGCLKNIPSIAFSSCDYDTHADLSYLRDYVRKIVKRVLNEGLPKGVCLNVNFPKTEQIKGIKMCRMGYGSWVNEVVHCEHPRGFEYYWMVGEYVNNEPSAPDTDQFALANGYVSITPTRIDVTDYDLLNKMTDWNS
- a CDS encoding ParA family protein encodes the protein MGKIIALANQKGGVGKTTSTINLAASLATLEKSVLVIDADPQANASSGLGVDIKEVDCSLYECIINHADIRDAIYTTDIDGLDIVPSHIDLVGAEIEMLQVKDRENVVTNLLAPIKNDYDYILIDCSPSLGLITVNALTAADSVIIPVQCEYFALEGISKLLNTIKIIKSKLNTKLEIEGFLLTMYDSRLRLARQIYDEVKRHFQELVFKTVIQRNVKLSESPSHGLPVILYDADSTGAKNHLSLAKEIIEKNKKG
- a CDS encoding ParB/RepB/Spo0J family partition protein — translated: MAVQKKYNRNAKTNALGRGLDALISTDSVSTQGSSTINEVAIEQIEATPNQPRREFDQVALEELANSIKQLGLVQPITLRQIDEHKFQIIAGERRWRASQLAGLTAIPAYIRTIKDENVMELALVENIQREDLNAIEIALAYEHLQEKSGMTQEKVAERVGKSRAAVANYLRLLKLPAMVQMALQKKEIDMGHARALLSLDSPSLQLKLFREIQKNGYSVRKVEELCQQLKNGEDIQTAKKKLASKSKLPEEFNILKKRLSDFFDTKVQMSFNANGKGKISIPFASEEQLEHIIAMMDKMK